A single genomic interval of Mobula hypostoma chromosome 7, sMobHyp1.1, whole genome shotgun sequence harbors:
- the LOC134349414 gene encoding protein INSYN2B-like isoform X2 yields MGRKERNYLQPSRCNSAPLQDSKARSLELKQGQNSADSTNQVQERKSKVQQVHFKEEQVPNMREKAEGKPVPKGKAQRPKPQGLASCSLAIPRRQGFLKSIAIQTSPSLRKHLPRFKSKLRNSSKSAKGSAMIESVRAAGVAPTEKDMALGATDAATQAECSEPSLTLVKGAAGASPQPSTCSMGRRKPLSKASELKPQKALSEVSDLCNSPDMSTDAHNAGKLVVSDHPSDPGSPHSNTGASLTESILGGYPSYLNCSALHDSESVTTQLSTAAEPEGAGHWEDKVWPECSDLHPACIGNGERAVTDVPKSRACSPNNSKTVISDTELALDNVGNHTASCSTEIKPQASKKIKEINQIHLTQGDLFDLQGRMQFIEDTLQSNEYKIKVLLNVIQDMEKTKALNEGFPTRGNISSALSLLDIMNILRSFIKSPLFVNDQEVLYTLI; encoded by the exons ATGGGTCGCAAAGAACGCAATTACTTGCAACCTTCCAGATGTAATAGCGCTCCACTACAGGACTCAAAAGCACGCTCCCTTGAGCTTAAACAGGGTCAAAACTCAGCCGACTCCACCAACCAAGTGCAAGAGCGCAAGAGCAAAGTTCAGCAAGTTCACTTCAAAGAGGAACAAGTACCCAACATGAGGGAGAAGGCTGAAGGCAAACCTGTCCCTAAAGGCAAAGCACAACGTCCTAAACCACAGGGACTAGCCAGCTGCTCACTGGCGATTCCCAGGAGGCAAGGTTTTCTCAAAAGTATCGCTATTCAGACTTCGCCCAGTCTGAGGAAGCACCTTCCGAGGTTCAAAAGTAAATTGAGGAACAGCAGCAAATCAGCCAAGGGTTCTGCGATGATTGAGTCAGTGAGAGCTGCAGGGGTTGCCCCCACTGAGAAAGACATGGCTTTGGGAGCCACTGATGCTGCCACACAGGCTGAGTGCTCGGAACCAAGTTTAACACTGGTGAAAGGAGCTGCAGGAGCATCTCCCCAACCAAGCACCTGCAGCATGGGTAGAAGGAAGCCCTTATCAAAAGCATCAGAGCTGAAGCCACAAAAGGCACTAAGTGAAGTGTCAGATTTATGCAACTCTCCAGATATGTCAACAGATGCACATAACGCTGGGAAATTAGTGGTGTCAGACCACCCATCAGATCCCGGATCTCCCCATTCCAATACTGGTGCCTCCTTGACTGAGAGTATTCTGGGTGGATATCCTTCATATCTAAATTGTTCTGCGCTACATGATTCAGAATCTGTGACCACACAGCTATCAACTGCAGCTGAACCTGAAGGGGCAGGTCATTGGGAGGATAAAGTTTGGCCAGAGTGTTCAGACCTTCATCCTGCATGTATTGGTAATGGTGAACGAGCGGTCACAGATGTGCCAAAGTCAAGGGCCTGCTCACCAAACAACAGCAAGACAGTTATCTCAGACACTGAACTTGCTTTGGACAATGTTGGTAATCATACAGCTTCCTGTAGCACAGAAATAAAACCTCAAGCAAGCAAAAAGATTAAGGAAATTAATCAAATCCATCTGACACAAGGGGACCTATTTGATCTACAAGGCAGGATGCAGTTCATCGAGGACACTCTACAGTCAAACGAATACAagatcaaagtccttctgaatgTAATTCAGGACATGGAGAAAACAAAAGCACTTAATGAAGG TTTCCCGACCAGAGGAAATATTTCTTCTGCATTGAGCCTACTGGATATTATGAATATTCTACGTAGCTTCATCAAATCACCTTTATTCGTTAATGATCAAGAGGTACTGTACACGCTCATATAA
- the LOC134349414 gene encoding protein INSYN2B-like isoform X5 produces the protein MGRKERNYLQPSRCNSAPLQDSKARSLELKQGQNSADSTNQVQERKSKVQQVHFKEEQVPNMREKAEGKPVPKGKAQRPKPQGLASCSLAIPRRQGFLKSIAIQTSPSLRKHLPRFKSKLRNSSKSAKGSAMIESVRAAGVAPTEKDMALGATDAATQAECSEPSLTLVKGAAGASPQPSTCSMGRRKPLSKASELKPQKALSEVSDLCNSPDMSTDAHNAGKLVVSDHPSDPGSPHSNTGASLTESILGGYPSYLNCSALHDSESVTTQLSTAAEPEGAGHWEDKVWPECSDLHPACIGNGERAVTDVPKSRACSPNNSKTVISDTELALDNVGNHTASCSTEIKPQASKKIKEINQIHLTQGDLFDLQGRMQFIEDTLQSNEYKIKVLLNVIQDMEKTKALNEGRNFYRTGQDLSNCSTCQNTACIIYRIRL, from the exons ATGGGTCGCAAAGAACGCAATTACTTGCAACCTTCCAGATGTAATAGCGCTCCACTACAGGACTCAAAAGCACGCTCCCTTGAGCTTAAACAGGGTCAAAACTCAGCCGACTCCACCAACCAAGTGCAAGAGCGCAAGAGCAAAGTTCAGCAAGTTCACTTCAAAGAGGAACAAGTACCCAACATGAGGGAGAAGGCTGAAGGCAAACCTGTCCCTAAAGGCAAAGCACAACGTCCTAAACCACAGGGACTAGCCAGCTGCTCACTGGCGATTCCCAGGAGGCAAGGTTTTCTCAAAAGTATCGCTATTCAGACTTCGCCCAGTCTGAGGAAGCACCTTCCGAGGTTCAAAAGTAAATTGAGGAACAGCAGCAAATCAGCCAAGGGTTCTGCGATGATTGAGTCAGTGAGAGCTGCAGGGGTTGCCCCCACTGAGAAAGACATGGCTTTGGGAGCCACTGATGCTGCCACACAGGCTGAGTGCTCGGAACCAAGTTTAACACTGGTGAAAGGAGCTGCAGGAGCATCTCCCCAACCAAGCACCTGCAGCATGGGTAGAAGGAAGCCCTTATCAAAAGCATCAGAGCTGAAGCCACAAAAGGCACTAAGTGAAGTGTCAGATTTATGCAACTCTCCAGATATGTCAACAGATGCACATAACGCTGGGAAATTAGTGGTGTCAGACCACCCATCAGATCCCGGATCTCCCCATTCCAATACTGGTGCCTCCTTGACTGAGAGTATTCTGGGTGGATATCCTTCATATCTAAATTGTTCTGCGCTACATGATTCAGAATCTGTGACCACACAGCTATCAACTGCAGCTGAACCTGAAGGGGCAGGTCATTGGGAGGATAAAGTTTGGCCAGAGTGTTCAGACCTTCATCCTGCATGTATTGGTAATGGTGAACGAGCGGTCACAGATGTGCCAAAGTCAAGGGCCTGCTCACCAAACAACAGCAAGACAGTTATCTCAGACACTGAACTTGCTTTGGACAATGTTGGTAATCATACAGCTTCCTGTAGCACAGAAATAAAACCTCAAGCAAGCAAAAAGATTAAGGAAATTAATCAAATCCATCTGACACAAGGGGACCTATTTGATCTACAAGGCAGGATGCAGTTCATCGAGGACACTCTACAGTCAAACGAATACAagatcaaagtccttctgaatgTAATTCAGGACATGGAGAAAACAAAAGCACTTAATGAAGG GAGGAACTTCTATCGGACTGGCCAGGACCTCAGTAACTGCAGCACTTGTCAGAACACCGCCTGTATCATCTACAG
- the LOC134349414 gene encoding protein INSYN2B-like isoform X3 encodes MGRKERNYLQPSRCNSAPLQDSKARSLELKQGQNSADSTNQVQERKSKVQQVHFKEEQVPNMREKAEGKPVPKGKAQRPKPQGLASCSLAIPRRQGFLKSIAIQTSPSLRKHLPRFKSKLRNSSKSAKGSAMIESVRAAGVAPTEKDMALGATDAATQAECSEPSLTLVKGAAGASPQPSTCSMGRRKPLSKASELKPQKALSEVSDLCNSPDMSTDAHNAGKLVVSDHPSDPGSPHSNTGASLTESILGGYPSYLNCSALHDSESVTTQLSTAAEPEGAGHWEDKVWPECSDLHPACIGNGERAVTDVPKSRACSPNNSKTVISDTELALDNVGNHTASCSTEIKPQASKKIKEINQIHLTQGDLFDLQGRMQFIEDTLQSNEYKIKVLLNVIQDMEKTKALNEGRNFYRTGQDLSNCSTCQNTACIIYRLQMENKEELKS; translated from the exons ATGGGTCGCAAAGAACGCAATTACTTGCAACCTTCCAGATGTAATAGCGCTCCACTACAGGACTCAAAAGCACGCTCCCTTGAGCTTAAACAGGGTCAAAACTCAGCCGACTCCACCAACCAAGTGCAAGAGCGCAAGAGCAAAGTTCAGCAAGTTCACTTCAAAGAGGAACAAGTACCCAACATGAGGGAGAAGGCTGAAGGCAAACCTGTCCCTAAAGGCAAAGCACAACGTCCTAAACCACAGGGACTAGCCAGCTGCTCACTGGCGATTCCCAGGAGGCAAGGTTTTCTCAAAAGTATCGCTATTCAGACTTCGCCCAGTCTGAGGAAGCACCTTCCGAGGTTCAAAAGTAAATTGAGGAACAGCAGCAAATCAGCCAAGGGTTCTGCGATGATTGAGTCAGTGAGAGCTGCAGGGGTTGCCCCCACTGAGAAAGACATGGCTTTGGGAGCCACTGATGCTGCCACACAGGCTGAGTGCTCGGAACCAAGTTTAACACTGGTGAAAGGAGCTGCAGGAGCATCTCCCCAACCAAGCACCTGCAGCATGGGTAGAAGGAAGCCCTTATCAAAAGCATCAGAGCTGAAGCCACAAAAGGCACTAAGTGAAGTGTCAGATTTATGCAACTCTCCAGATATGTCAACAGATGCACATAACGCTGGGAAATTAGTGGTGTCAGACCACCCATCAGATCCCGGATCTCCCCATTCCAATACTGGTGCCTCCTTGACTGAGAGTATTCTGGGTGGATATCCTTCATATCTAAATTGTTCTGCGCTACATGATTCAGAATCTGTGACCACACAGCTATCAACTGCAGCTGAACCTGAAGGGGCAGGTCATTGGGAGGATAAAGTTTGGCCAGAGTGTTCAGACCTTCATCCTGCATGTATTGGTAATGGTGAACGAGCGGTCACAGATGTGCCAAAGTCAAGGGCCTGCTCACCAAACAACAGCAAGACAGTTATCTCAGACACTGAACTTGCTTTGGACAATGTTGGTAATCATACAGCTTCCTGTAGCACAGAAATAAAACCTCAAGCAAGCAAAAAGATTAAGGAAATTAATCAAATCCATCTGACACAAGGGGACCTATTTGATCTACAAGGCAGGATGCAGTTCATCGAGGACACTCTACAGTCAAACGAATACAagatcaaagtccttctgaatgTAATTCAGGACATGGAGAAAACAAAAGCACTTAATGAAGG GAGGAACTTCTATCGGACTGGCCAGGACCTCAGTAACTGCAGCACTTGTCAGAACACCGCCTGTATCATCTACAG
- the LOC134349414 gene encoding protein INSYN2B-like isoform X4 — translation MGRKERNYLQPSRCNSAPLQDSKARSLELKQGQNSADSTNQVQERKSKVQQVHFKEEQVPNMREKAEGKPVPKGKAQRPKPQGLASCSLAIPRRQGFLKSIAIQTSPSLRKHLPRFKSKLRNSSKSAKGSAMIESVRAAGVAPTEKDMALGATDAATQAECSEPSLTLVKGAAGASPQPSTCSMGRRKPLSKASELKPQKALSEVSDLCNSPDMSTDAHNAGKLVVSDHPSDPGSPHSNTGASLTESILGGYPSYLNCSALHDSESVTTQLSTAAEPEGAGHWEDKVWPECSDLHPACIGNGERAVTDVPKSRACSPNNSKTVISDTELALDNVGNHTASCSTEIKPQASKKIKEINQIHLTQGDLFDLQGRMQFIEDTLQSNEYKIKVLLNVIQDMEKTKALNEGRNFYRTGQDLSNCSTCQNTACIIYRSTTTETHIPT, via the exons ATGGGTCGCAAAGAACGCAATTACTTGCAACCTTCCAGATGTAATAGCGCTCCACTACAGGACTCAAAAGCACGCTCCCTTGAGCTTAAACAGGGTCAAAACTCAGCCGACTCCACCAACCAAGTGCAAGAGCGCAAGAGCAAAGTTCAGCAAGTTCACTTCAAAGAGGAACAAGTACCCAACATGAGGGAGAAGGCTGAAGGCAAACCTGTCCCTAAAGGCAAAGCACAACGTCCTAAACCACAGGGACTAGCCAGCTGCTCACTGGCGATTCCCAGGAGGCAAGGTTTTCTCAAAAGTATCGCTATTCAGACTTCGCCCAGTCTGAGGAAGCACCTTCCGAGGTTCAAAAGTAAATTGAGGAACAGCAGCAAATCAGCCAAGGGTTCTGCGATGATTGAGTCAGTGAGAGCTGCAGGGGTTGCCCCCACTGAGAAAGACATGGCTTTGGGAGCCACTGATGCTGCCACACAGGCTGAGTGCTCGGAACCAAGTTTAACACTGGTGAAAGGAGCTGCAGGAGCATCTCCCCAACCAAGCACCTGCAGCATGGGTAGAAGGAAGCCCTTATCAAAAGCATCAGAGCTGAAGCCACAAAAGGCACTAAGTGAAGTGTCAGATTTATGCAACTCTCCAGATATGTCAACAGATGCACATAACGCTGGGAAATTAGTGGTGTCAGACCACCCATCAGATCCCGGATCTCCCCATTCCAATACTGGTGCCTCCTTGACTGAGAGTATTCTGGGTGGATATCCTTCATATCTAAATTGTTCTGCGCTACATGATTCAGAATCTGTGACCACACAGCTATCAACTGCAGCTGAACCTGAAGGGGCAGGTCATTGGGAGGATAAAGTTTGGCCAGAGTGTTCAGACCTTCATCCTGCATGTATTGGTAATGGTGAACGAGCGGTCACAGATGTGCCAAAGTCAAGGGCCTGCTCACCAAACAACAGCAAGACAGTTATCTCAGACACTGAACTTGCTTTGGACAATGTTGGTAATCATACAGCTTCCTGTAGCACAGAAATAAAACCTCAAGCAAGCAAAAAGATTAAGGAAATTAATCAAATCCATCTGACACAAGGGGACCTATTTGATCTACAAGGCAGGATGCAGTTCATCGAGGACACTCTACAGTCAAACGAATACAagatcaaagtccttctgaatgTAATTCAGGACATGGAGAAAACAAAAGCACTTAATGAAGG GAGGAACTTCTATCGGACTGGCCAGGACCTCAGTAACTGCAGCACTTGTCAGAACACCGCCTGTATCATCTACAG